The sequence GGTCGCCCCCGTCACCGACGACCAACTAACCACGGACCTCGCTACCCTCGGCTACCCGGGCTTTGCGTATTTGAAGCCTTCACGCCAGAAGAACCCAACCGACGTTCTGCTCTCCGGCCTGAATTCCGACAAACGCGCCGCCCGCCTTGTCGAAGCCCTGCCCTGGCTCCTCTTCAGTTTCCCCGACCTCGATTGGAACGCGCTCGTAATGACCGCCAAAGCCCACGATCTGCAAAACCGGCTCGGATTTGTGACCAACGTCGCCAAACGAATGGCCAAAAGGTATGGGAAAGCGGCTGCTGCAGAAAAGCTCGCAACGGTCGAGGACAAACTGGCGGCCTCAAAGCTGGAAAAGAAAGCTACGCTATGTAACGAAACAATGACCCAAGCCGAACGAAACTGGCTCGCTCAAAACAGCACAAAAGAAGCCAAACACTGGCACCTACTCACCGACCTTTCGCCCGATCACCTTGACCACTATGCCGACAATTAGACTCGTTTCATTGTCGCAACACGACCGACTAGTGTATGATGAGTCGACAGCAATCCCTCAACGCGAGGCTCAACACAACCATGAACTTTCGACTTGGTGAACTCTTTTGCGGCCCGGGTGGAATCGGGCTCGCAGCGAAATCGGCAAAGCTCAACTTGAACGGAGCGGAATTCTCGATTGGGCACGCTTGGGCCACAGATTACGATAGGGACACTTGCGATACGTTCCGCCAAAACATATGCCCTGACAATCCGGACAGCGTTGTGTGCGCTGATATACGCAGATTGCCCTTTTCGAGACTAGAAAATATCTCCGCAATCGACGGGTTAGCATTTGGTTTTCCATGTAACGATTTTAGTGTGGTAGGTGAGCAGAAGGGGATTGACGGAGTTTTTGGACCGCTGTATGAATACGGAGTCACGGCTCTTCACCGGTTTTCGCCGCAGTGGTTTCTCGCGGAAAACGTTGGCGGCCTCCGAAATT is a genomic window of Chloracidobacterium sp. containing:
- a CDS encoding helix-turn-helix transcriptional regulator, with translation MTGQQLHQHRKRSGLTQKQAARYLRVSQPYLSLLENGDRPLTPVLKRRAVKTFNLSVTELPSLAAQYKVAPVTDDQLTTDLATLGYPGFAYLKPSRQKNPTDVLLSGLNSDKRAARLVEALPWLLFSFPDLDWNALVMTAKAHDLQNRLGFVTNVAKRMAKRYGKAAAAEKLATVEDKLAASKLEKKATLCNETMTQAERNWLAQNSTKEAKHWHLLTDLSPDHLDHYADN